The Spiroplasma citri genomic sequence TAATACCTATAAAAGTATATAGAGACATAATAATTGCAAATACAAAGTGTGAAAAATCTTTATCATTTCAACTCAATATTGAAAAATAAATAAAAGAACTTAAAAAAACAAAAACCAACAATATACCAAAAAAACAATTAAACTTAATAAAAAAATTGGCACACTGAAAAATACTATTTAATTTTTAACAATAGTTATTAAAATATAAAATCATAAATTTATAATTAAGTTGATATTATTATGGTTTTCTCTCTGTATAAGTTATTTTAAATAGAAAGGAGAAATAAAATATCGAAGAAATAATAAATTCATTTTTTACAAATGTGATACGATCTATTTTTTGATTATCATGAATGGTATCACCAATTAAAACAATTATTTCACTAATAATAATTTTAATAATAACTTTTAAATTTATTATTTGAATTTTTAATAAATTAACAAATTTATAAATATTTTTATACAGAGAGAAAACCATAATAATACCTTAAATATAATTAAATTGATATTTTTACACTATATACTGCCTACAAGTTTTTTCATCTTGTTAACATTATCAATAATAACCAAAATAATTAAATTTATTTAAAAATAAATTTGTAGACAGTGTATAGTGCAAAAATAAACAACAAAATTATTTAATCAAATCACATATAAAAACTAGTGTGCCACAGTTAAAATACATGATAAATAATAAATATAAATACTAAAATCCTTTAACCATAACACGGAAAAAGTTTAAGATTTTAATAATACAAAATATAGCAAATGCAATTAATATAATTGACGCTTCACCTAAAAAACCATTATCTCAGGTAGAATATTTGTTATACCTTCTTTAACTTTTCATAATGCACTAGATAAACCAGTTCAAATACCAGTCATACCCTCAGTCATAGTTTTAGGTGTAGGTGCTGTTAAAAAATTAAACGCTGTTGTTAAATACATACCTAACATTATTTATTACTCTCCTTTCTTTCAATTTCTTTTTTATCTTTTTTCTTTCCTCGAATTTGTTTAATTTTTTGATAAATTGATAAACCAATTCAAGCAAAAATCCCTAATATAATAACAACACTAAATATTGTCGTTAATCAAGTTGGCATATTACATTTCCTCTCTAAAAATATTGCGGCACGCTTCGCGTGTTCGCTACGCTCAAAATAAACAATATTGAGTAAATTACCACTAATAAATTACGCGGATAATTTATTCATTTTCTTTTACATTATTAATTACTATCTTATTTACAGTATTAATAACAATATCTTTTCCATATTTAGTTACTAGGGACCGCAAAATAAAATAATGTTTTTTTCAATAAAAAATCAACTCCTTTCAAAGTTTATTTTTTGCACTTCAATTACAAAATGCCTTTTCATCTATAACTAATTTTTGTTGAACAAAAAAATCAAATTCAAATTGTGCTAATAAATTTTGGTTAAATTCTTTATTATAATAATTCGGTAATTGTTGCGTAATGATTCGGTAAGTAGTTGTTAAATATTTAAACCAATTTGAGTTAACAAAAAAATTATTATTAATATTTACCTTAGGAACAATTGGTTTAAAAATAAAATTTTGAACAAGATTAAAATTAAATTGTTCTATTGTTGTAATGAAGTTTATTTCACTTTGTGCAAGAAAGGGATTAACAAGAAAATTATTTACTGCTAAATTATTATTTGCTTCAATTTCAATTTGATCTTTATTTTGATTATAAACTGTATTCTCAGCAAAAAAAATGTTCATAATTTTGCGACTTTAGTATTCAAATCAATTGGAAAATCAGTTATATCTAAAGAATTAAAAACACTTAAACTACGCAAAGCAAATAAACTAGGTAATTTTGTTTCAACTATTTTTGGGGGAATTAATTGAAAATAATTAGCAAAAATATCATAAAAAGTCTTAAATTTTTTTTGTTTTTCATCGTAATTTTTATATTGAACAATTCCGAACAATTTTTTGTTTGTTCAAGAAAGTCCTTTTTATAATTAAAATTTAAATAAAATTCTTGATAAGAATTTTTTGTTACTAAATCATTGTCTCTAAGATTAGGTGCATTAATAACTAAACTAATTTTATTTGGTTTATTCGTATCAAAACACTGGGCTGGAATAATAACTTTCCCTCACTTTGAATATTCTCTTGTGTTTGTGATATTTTTAAAATTATTGAACTAGATGATGCTTGCAATTCAGTTGTAATTTGACAGTGTTTTTTATTGTTAATATTTCAATATACTTTTAACATTGAAAAATTAAAATTAAATTAAGAAAAACGTTTTTTAAAAACATCAAGTAATTTTGTGTTTGGTTCATGGTCAATTTTATATGCTGTTGTTAATTCACCAGTCGGAGTAAACCATGGTTTTAAATTACCAATATTAGGACGAATATAAAAAGCATATGCTTTATTATTATCGCCATTATCAAAAGTAAATAGCGGAATTGTTAAATCTAATGCTAAATTAATTTTATTATTATAAGCAAACTGAAAAGAATTATAAACTGCTAATGGTTCTTCAACAAAATTTTGATTAAACAAATAAAAACCTCCTTTACAATTGAAATTTATCAAAAATAAAAGAGATTTCCTTGTTATTAGTAAGCACGAGCAAAATAAACTAAATTAATTGATGGTTTCCCACAATGAAAACAAGTTGTTTTTTTGGTTGGAACATCAAATGGAATACAACGTGATGTTGTTTGTGTTTCAGCTTTAATTGTATCTTCGCACTCAATGCGACCACAAAATGGCACTAAAAACAAGCCATTCATCTTTGCTAAAGTTTTTTTATACTCTGAATAATTATCAATTTCTTTTGTTCGTTGATGACGATTATTCAAAGCTTTTTGATATAAATTTGTAGCAATTTGAGCTAATAAATCAGAAACTACTTTTTCAACTTCTGCTCATGAAACAGTAATTTTTTCAAAAGTATCACGACGAGCAATTGTAACTTGTTGTTGTGCTAAATCACGAGGTCCAATTTCAATTCGCAATGGAATTCCCTTAATTTCTGCGTTAGTTGCACGGAATCCAAAACCTTTATCTGATTGATCAATTTCGCAACGATATTTCTGTAATTTTTTTTGGAGTTGCTGTGCTGCAGATAATTGCTCGTTACTATCATTATTAATTGGTAAAATCATAATTTGAATAGGCGCAATTTGCGGTGGCAACACTAGGCCATTATCATCACTATGTGTCATAATAATCCCCCCTATCAAACGTGTTGAAACCCCTCACGATGTTGAATAAGCATATTCTAAAGTATTTTTTTGATTTGCAAATTTAATGTCAAATGCTTTAGAAAAATTTTGGCCAAAATAATGACTAGTACCACATTGTAAAGCTTGACCATCATACATTAATGATTCAATCGTATACGTTTCCTCTCCACCAGCAAATTTTTCACGTTCTGTTTTTTGGCCCTTAATAACTGGCAATAATAAAGTTTTTTCTGCAAAAGTAGCATAAATATCTAAAATTTTTAAAGTAAATTGCTGTGCTTCTTGTTTTGAACTATGAATTGTATGTCCTTCTTGTCATAAAAATTCACTTGTTCGTAAAAAAGGGCGAGTTGTTTTTTCTCAACGTAAAACATTAACTCATTGATTATATAATAATGGTAAATCACGATAACCCTGGATTTCTTTACTAAAAAAGGTTCCAAAAAGAACTTCTGATGTTGGTCGAATGTATAATTCTTCATCTAAAACTTTATCTCCAACCTTTGTTACCGTTGCAATTTCTGGTGAAAATCCTTCAATATGTTCTTTTTCTTTATTAAAAAGAGTTTTTGGAATTAATAAAGGAAAGTAAACATTTTTGACACCATTTTTTTTAAATTCAGCATCTAAAATTTTTTGAATTTTTTCTCAAATTTCATATCCATAAGGTTTAAAAATAGTTGTTCCCTTGATCGGCCCATAGGCAATTAAATCAGCATTTAAAACAATATCAGTATATCATTGCGCAAAATCAACTTCACGCAGAGTAATTTTCTCTAACTTTCTTTTCATTATTTACTTCTTTCTACCTTCTGTTAAAACATTAGAAATATTTCCTTTTTCACCTTGAAAAATTTTAAGTTTTAAATTATTACTTTTAACATACATTTGAATTCGATTTAAATATTGATTATTTTTCATTAATACTCATCGAATTGCATCTGGTTTCACATCTTCAAAAACTTTTACGCGTCGGGTTAGATCATCATATTCTCAATCTTTTTTTGTTAAATGAAATAAATTTTGAATATCAATTGCAATCACAGCAATTTGACTTGGATCAACTTTTTGCTCTGCAATTCAACTCCAAAAATAATGTCGCGTTGAACTATCTAGCTCAAACTCTAAATGATCAGGTTTTTCTAAATATGTTCAAACAATATATTCACTTTCTTTTGCTAGATGAATATTTTTAACTGGTTGTAGTCCAAATTCCAATTGTCGCAAAACATTACTAATATCAGTGTAAAATAATAATGATTTAATTCGTTGGCGATTTAATTCTTTAATAATTTTGTGTGTTTTACGCCGTTTAAAACTAAAACCAGTTTTAATTTTATTATTATCATCGTCATCTTCAAACAAACTACTTTCTAAATTTTCTGATGATGACAATGATTTTTCTTGTAATAAGTTATGCTTTTTTTCCTTCTGATGGTCCTTTTTTTTGTCATCTTGATTTTTTAATTTATTAAATAGCATGATTCCGCCTCCTTCACATATTAATTATACAAAAAATTATTCTTGATATTAGCATTAACTTATAAAATTGGTGCTACTAATTTTAAACATGTTAACAACAACCGATAGCTTAAAGGTTTATATTTAATTGGTCATTCATGTCATAAAATTGAATGTTCATAATCTCATTCCCAACGTGGAATAAAGCTTGCCACTACTTCTGGATCATAAATAACTGCTGTTGTTTGATGATCAGAAAAGAAACTACGATAATCCAAATTGCAAGTCCCAATCACAGCAATATCATCATCAAAAATAGCAATTTTATTATGACTAAAAGTATTATTCATTTCATAAATTTTAACACCACTGGCAAGTAAAGGTTTACAATAACTTTTTGTTATATCTAAAACAAAAATTTTATCCGTCAAACCTGGAATTGTTAAACGAACATCAGCTCCAGCGCGTGCTGCAAGAACCAAAGCTTGAATAAGATCATCTGGTGGAATAAAATAAGGCGTTGATAATCAAACTCGTTTTCGAGCTTTGTTAATTAATGAAATATATAAATCTTTCGTAATTGAATGATCAATACTAGGGCTATGATTAACAATTTGTAAATGTGACTTACCCTTAACATTATATTGTTTTGGTGCTAAAATAGCTGGCTCTAAATCTGTGATTATTTCATGTCGTTTAGTTGCAAAAAATCAGTCATCAGCAAAAATCACTTCTAAAGCTCGAACCGCTTCACCTTCAATTCGCACTTGTGTATCATGAAAAATTCCAAATTTTCATGATTTATCAGCATATAAATCGGCTAGATTAATTCCACCAGTATAACCAATCAAACCATCAATAATAACATCTTTACGATGATTACGATAATTAGCATTCCCACTAATAAAAGGTGTGATAATTGGCAAATATTTATGAACCCGAATACCAGCTTTAACTAATTTTTTAATACTCTTTTTACTAATTTTAAAATAACTACCAACATGGTCATAAATCATATAAACTCGGACACCAGCAGCAATTCGCTCTTTTAAAACTGCTAAAAAAGATTCAAATAGTTCACCATCAGCAATAATAAAATAAGTTAATAAAATATATTCTTGTGCTTGTTGTAAATCTGTTAATAATGATTTAAAAACACGTGTCCCATTTGTGATTATTTTAATTTTATTATTTTGATATAATGGTTTATTTGCATGTCGCATTAATAATTCAACAACATTCCCAAATTTTTGATTAGGAGCAGTATATTTTATTAAACATGTTTTATTTTTTTTATAATAAGTATCATATTCTAACTTATTTAAATGATTGTACAATAATGATTTTTTATTTGAATAGTGATATTTTCGTCCAAAAAAAACATATGAACATAAACCAATAAATGGCACAAAATTAATAAAAATAATTCAAGAAAATTTAACTTCATAACGTCGTTTGGAAAAAAAGAAAAAGAATGAGAAAATTAAATCAATAATAAGAATTCCTAAAAAAATATATAAGAATTTAACATTGAAAATAACAACGACAACAAGTAATCCCATAATCGCCATACCAAATAAAAAAATCATTGATAAAATAATTTTTAATCAATTTTTCATTATGTTTCCCCTTTATTGTACAATACTAATACTTTTATTATACCAATAATTTAAAAAGAGTTATAAAAATTATTATAACTCTTTGTTACTTTTTCTCGTTAAATGTAATTTAATGGCGGAACAGGAGAGACTCGAACTCTCGCGCCGGTTACCCGACCTAACACCTTAGCAGGGTGCCCTCTTCACCAACTTGAGTACTGTTCCGTAGCGATACCTTATATATTATACAAAATATATCATTTTAAACAAGAGAAAAAGATTATTTTTTTTCAACCTATCCAATTAAAATATTTTCTTCAACATAGCTATACTCTTTTTCACCACTTCCACGAATTGAAACTAATAATGTTGAAGAAACTCCCAATTGCCCAATAAACATTAATAAAATCAATATTAAAGTACTTAAAATACCAATGTTATATAGTTCGGTAAAATTTAAAGTACTTAATCCTGTTGTCCCAAATGCACTACAAATTGTAAAGAAAGTATTTAAAACATCAAGATGAGGATTTTCAGCACTAATACAAATAATAGCAATTGCAATTAAAGCTCCTGAAATAACAGTAACTGCCAAAGCCCGCTTTACTGTTTCATTTGGAATTTTCCGTTTAAAAGCATTAACACTATTATTATTTCGAATAATAGACCAAATTGTAATGATAATAACAGCTAAGGTTGTTGTCCGAATCCCCCCCGCGGTAGAAGATGGTGCTGATCCAATAAACAACATAATTGACATTACAATTCGTGAGCCTGGTAAAAAGTTACTCATTTCAACTGTTGAATAACCTGCATTTCTGGTTGACATTGTATTAAAGAAAATATTCATAAATCCATTTCAATTTGATTTTGAATTTCGTAAAATACTTTCCACATACTGTCCAGTTTCAAGCATAATTGTATTAATATTAGTAAATTCAATTAATCAAACACTAAAAACACCAACAATTGATAAACCAATATAAGTAATTAAATTAATTTTGGTAAATAAGGTAAATTTAACATGTTCTTTTCGTCGTAATGCGACAAATTTTCGTTTTAAATCGTAAAAAGTTGGAAAACCTAAACCACCAATAATAAATTGAAATAAAAACACAAATTGAATAAAATAATTAGTATTATAAGGCATTAATGATGAATTACCAATAATATCAAAGCCAGCATTATTGATTGATGAAATTGAGTGGAAAACACCACTTCATAAACTTCGTCAAAAATTATGATAAGTAACATTATCAATCATGAATTTTCCTTCTACTGATAATTCCGAAAAATAAAAATTACAAAATAATAAAATTGCCCCAAAACATTCCAAAATAATTAAAAAAATAAAACTATTTTTAATTAAATCCATTGTATGCCCAAAGTTACTACTTCCTCGTTCACCTTGAACTAGCATTTTATCTTTAATTGAAATTCGGCGCCCTAATCATACAAAAATCATAATTTTAAAAGTAACAATTCCAAAACCACCTGTTTGGATTAAAATTAAAATTACTAATTGACCCCAAAAAGTATAATCCGCTGCTGGATTACTAATGGTAATCCCAGTATCAGAAAAAGCACTAGAAGCAGTAAATAAACCAATTAAATAATTTCACGCAAAAGTAACTGAATGGTCTAAAATTTTACCTTTTCCATCAAGAACCATTCGTTCTCCACTATGAACAAAACCGGGAATTGATAATAATATTCCTCCTAAAAGAACAATTAAAATATAAACTAAAAATAATCTTCCCGATATTTTTGAGAAGGGTAACCAATGACGACGACGTGTTAATGGTGCAGTTGGATCATTATTACGTTGTCGTTTATTATCATTTTTTCTTTTAAAAATATTTTTGAAATATAATTGAAAAAAAACCATTTGTGTCCCTCTTTCATTAATATTATTATATACTACAAGTTAGGAATTATTGCTAATAATAAAAAAAATAGTATAATTAAAGATGCAATAAGGGGGGCGGAATGGCACGAAGAAAAAGTTTTGCAATTATTGGACTAAATAATTTTGGACGTTCAATAATTGAAACACTAATTGCGCGAAAACAACATATTATGGTCTTTGATATTGACCAAACTAAGGTTAATAATATGATTGCTAGTTATGATCAAGTTGATGGAGTAGCATTAGATGCAACAGTTAAAACAAATCTAATTGAACAAGGACTAGACGAATATGATACTGTCATTATCACAATCGCAAGTAATATTGAAGCTAGTATTTTAACAATTATTGGGTTGCAAGACCTTGGAATTACTAATATTATTGCGAAAGTAAAAGATATTCGTCATGCGCGAATTCTAAAAGCATTAGGAATTAACAATATTATCCAACCCGATACAATGGCCGGAAGCATTACTGCAACTAAAGCAATGTTTGATATTGACATTGAAATGCAAACTGTTGATGAAAATTATGCATCATTAATTATTCAAGTGACTGATCCAAGTATTGAAGGACAAACATTATCAGAATTACGTTTTATTAATAATAAAGATTATAATATTGTTTATGTTAAACGTAAAGGCCGCGTTATTTTACCCGGAGATGTTGAAACAATTAAATTAGATGATGAATTATTATTTATTGCTAAAATTAGTGCAATTAATGATTTAACAATTAAATTACAAAAAATTGACCAAGAATATGAAAAAGATGGTAAATAACCATCTTTTTTTATTTTCCTTCTTTTGCCATAATTAATTCAATAACTACTTGTTGACCAATTTCTGGTGCAACCTGTCCTTTTGTTAATTTCATTAATTCACCCATAAAAAACTTAATTACTCGTTCTGGTCGTTGTTCATATTGTTCTAACATTGCTATACTAGCATTAAAAACTGGCTCAATAATTGTTTTAATCTCAACTGGATCACTAATTTGTTTTAATCCTAATTCAGTAACAACTTTAGTTGGGGGGCAATCTTCATTTAAAATTCGTTGGAGCACTGTTTTAGCCTGCTTATTTGAAATTACATTTTGATTAATTAACATAATCATTTCAACTAAATTTTGTGGTGTTAATGCTGTTTCAGTTATTGTTAATCCCTTTTGGTTTAAATAAGCACTAATATCACCAATTAAATAATGCGCAATCATTTCATAATGTGGTGATAACTTAATTGCTGCTTCAAAAAAATTCATTAAAGTATAATCTTGTAAAATAATTTCAATATCGTCTGGCTTTAACTTTAATTTTGATAAATAACGTTCCCGCTTGACAGCTGGTAATTCTGGCATATTTTTAAGAACTTTTGCCATTCAATTTGGATCTAATTTAATTGGAAAAATATTTGGCTCAGAAAAATACTTATAATCAATTGCATCAGTTTTATGACGCATTAAAACTGTTGTTTTTGTTTTTTCATCAAATCGTCGTGTTTCTTGTTCAATTCTTTTTCCTATTAACAAAAGTTCACTTTGTCTTTTAATTTCATATTCAATTGCCTTTTCAACATTTGCAATTGAATTAAGGTTTTTTAATTCAACCTTATCACCAAATGTTTTCGTGCCAACTGGCCGTAACGAAATATTAACATCACATCGTAATGAACCCTCATTCATTTTAGCATCACTAACTTTGATATAAACTAAAATCTCACGTAAAGTTTCTAAATATTGACGAACTTGAAATGCTGACCGTAAAACGGGGCGGGTTACGATTTCAATTAAACCAATTCCAGCGCGATTATAATCTAATAATGTTCAATCTTCCTCATGTAACTGTTTGGCAGTATCTTCTTCGATATGTAATCGTTCAATTTCTACTTTAAAAGGTTTACCATTTTCATCAATAATGGTTAAATATCCATTTTTACCAATTGGATAATATTGCTGCGTAATTTGAAAACCCTTGGCTAAATCAGGATAATAATAATTTTTACGATCAAATTGAACAATTGGGTCAATTGTTAAATTAAGTGATTGGCAAGCAATTAATGCTAACTCAACCCCTTTTTTATTAACTGTTGGCATTACTCCCGGATATCCAGCATCCATCGGATTAACCATACTATTGGGTTGAGCTCCATAACTAACTGCTCCAGAAGAAAACATTTTTGTCTTTGTTTTTAATTCAACATGATTTTCAATCCCAATTACTACTTCAAAATTAACCATGATTGTTTTCTCCTTTTGGTGCCACTTTATTTTTAATTCCAGCAATCTCCTCAATTAATAAACTAGCATTAAAGACTTTCTGATCAGCAAAAGGTGCAGCATTAACATTTATTCCAATTGGCATTTTATCAACAAAAGCAAGTGGAACAGTTAATGATGGATTACCCATTAAATTACCCAATACTAATAAATCATCAACATAATTTTCTAATTCTGCCTCTGTTAAAATTTGACCCTTAATAGTTGTAATTTTTGGAGCAACTGTTGATGCGGCTGGTAATAATAAAATGTCATATTTTATAAAAACATTATTTAAAGCATTGACAATTAAACGTCTTACTCGTTTTGCTTTTAAAAATAATAATGTTTGGTTATTTTTTGTTAAAGTATAAGAGCCAATAACATAACGACGTTTAACAACATGGCCAAAACCATTAGTTCGTGAGTTCATCATTACTTCTCGATAAGTATCCCCATTAACTCTTGTCCCAAAATTAATTCCATCCAACATTGAATGACTACTTACTGCTTCAGCAAAAGAAATCACCATATAAACTGGCATTAATGCTTTTAATAAATCTTCTGGAAAATCAATTGCTGTAACACTAATGCCGCGTGCTGTTAATTGTTCATATAAATGATCAAAATGATTTCTAATCTCTTCTGGAAGAATTGAATGCGCATTTTTTAAATAAGCAAATTTTTGTTTTTTGACTTTTTCTAATGATAAATTTTTAAAATAATCTTGCTCTTTGCTTTTTAATGAGGTTGCATCCTTACGATCTTCTTGTGCTAAATAATCAAAAACAATTGCACTGTCTTCAACAGTTCGGGTAAAATATCCAACAGTATCTAATGATGGTGCATAAGGGAAAACACCATACCGTGAAATTAAACCATAAGTTGGTTTAAAACCAACACAACCACAGTAACCAGCTGGTTTTCGGACTGAATCACCTGTATCTGTTCCTAACGCAAATGGAGCAACTCCGGCTGCAACCAAAGCTACTGAGCCAGATGATGAACCACCAGTAATCCGGGTTAAATCCCAAGGATTTAAAACATCTCCTGTTAAGGCATATAAACCATGCCCTCCCATTCCTAATTCATCTAAAGCTGTTTTTCCTAATAAAATACTATTGTTTTCTTTTAAAATATTAGTTACCGTTGATTCATAATTTGGAATAAAGTTTTCTAAAATTTTTGAACTCGCCGTTGTTTTAATTCCCTTTGTTGCAAAATTATCTTTTGCAAAATATGGTAGTGCAAATAAATAATTATTTTTAGGAACAACAAGGTGGTCTAACTTTGCTGCCAAAGCTGTGGCTTCTACTTCTAATTCTGTTACAGTTGCATTTAAAACCTGATATTTAGCTAAATTAGTAAAAGCATCTTTGACTATTTGCGATGGATTAATTTTTTTACTAACTAAAAGATGATGCAATTCTTTGATTGAATAATATGTCATTTTATTTAACCACCTTATTAATTACAATATAATCATCTATTTTTTTTGGTGCTGCCGCTAAAATTTCAGTTTGTGGAGCAACATCAATTTCATCATCCTCACGCAAATAGTCAACTGTTAAGTCAAATGGAAAATGAATTGAATGAACATTAGTTGTATTAATTTTTTGTACTAAATCCATTTGCTTTAAAATAACATCAAATTCTTGACTTAAATTAGTTAGTTCCTCATCTTGTAAATCTAGCATAATATCATGTGCTAACATCTGTAACACTTCTTTTGTAATTCGTGCCATCTTAGTCCTCCTTACTTAATAATTGTTGAAATTCTTCTTCATTAATAATTTTAACATTTAATTTTTGTGCTTTTACTAATTTATTACCAGCATCAGTTCCCGCCAGTAAATAAGTGGTTTTTGCACTAACACTTTCAGAAACTTGTCCACCATAACTTTCAATTAATTCTTTAAAGTATTCTCGTGATTTTGATAAGACTCCAGTAATCACAAACCGATAATTTTCAAACTTCTGTGCTAAATGCTGATTAGTAGCAAAATACTCCATTTTAACCCCATTTTGGCGTAATAAAGCCAGTTCTTGTTGGTTAGCTGGAATTGCAAAATAATCCACAACACTAGCTGCTACAATTGGACCAATATCATTAATAATTGATAATTGTTCAATATTCATCGCAGCTAAATTATCAATTGTTTTAAATTGTCGTGCTAATAATTTTGCTGTTTT encodes the following:
- the cls gene encoding cardiolipin synthase — protein: MKNWLKIILSMIFLFGMAIMGLLVVVVIFNVKFLYIFLGILIIDLIFSFFFFFSKRRYEVKFSWIIFINFVPFIGLCSYVFFGRKYHYSNKKSLLYNHLNKLEYDTYYKKNKTCLIKYTAPNQKFGNVVELLMRHANKPLYQNNKIKIITNGTRVFKSLLTDLQQAQEYILLTYFIIADGELFESFLAVLKERIAAGVRVYMIYDHVGSYFKISKKSIKKLVKAGIRVHKYLPIITPFISGNANYRNHRKDVIIDGLIGYTGGINLADLYADKSWKFGIFHDTQVRIEGEAVRALEVIFADDWFFATKRHEIITDLEPAILAPKQYNVKGKSHLQIVNHSPSIDHSITKDLYISLINKARKRVWLSTPYFIPPDDLIQALVLAARAGADVRLTIPGLTDKIFVLDITKSYCKPLLASGVKIYEMNNTFSHNKIAIFDDDIAVIGTCNLDYRSFFSDHQTTAVIYDPEVVASFIPRWEWDYEHSILWHEWPIKYKPLSYRLLLTCLKLVAPIL
- the gatB gene encoding Asp-tRNA(Asn)/Glu-tRNA(Gln) amidotransferase subunit GatB, producing MVNFEVVIGIENHVELKTKTKMFSSGAVSYGAQPNSMVNPMDAGYPGVMPTVNKKGVELALIACQSLNLTIDPIVQFDRKNYYYPDLAKGFQITQQYYPIGKNGYLTIIDENGKPFKVEIERLHIEEDTAKQLHEEDWTLLDYNRAGIGLIEIVTRPVLRSAFQVRQYLETLREILVYIKVSDAKMNEGSLRCDVNISLRPVGTKTFGDKVELKNLNSIANVEKAIEYEIKRQSELLLIGKRIEQETRRFDEKTKTTVLMRHKTDAIDYKYFSEPNIFPIKLDPNWMAKVLKNMPELPAVKRERYLSKLKLKPDDIEIILQDYTLMNFFEAAIKLSPHYEMIAHYLIGDISAYLNQKGLTITETALTPQNLVEMIMLINQNVISNKQAKTVLQRILNEDCPPTKVVTELGLKQISDPVEIKTIIEPVFNASIAMLEQYEQRPERVIKFFMGELMKLTKGQVAPEIGQQVVIELIMAKEGK
- a CDS encoding potassium channel family protein, with amino-acid sequence MARRKSFAIIGLNNFGRSIIETLIARKQHIMVFDIDQTKVNNMIASYDQVDGVALDATVKTNLIEQGLDEYDTVIITIASNIEASILTIIGLQDLGITNIIAKVKDIRHARILKALGINNIIQPDTMAGSITATKAMFDIDIEMQTVDENYASLIIQVTDPSIEGQTLSELRFINNKDYNIVYVKRKGRVILPGDVETIKLDDELLFIAKISAINDLTIKLQKIDQEYEKDGK
- a CDS encoding acetyltransferase yields the protein MLFNKLKNQDDKKKDHQKEKKHNLLQEKSLSSSENLESSLFEDDDDNNKIKTGFSFKRRKTHKIIKELNRQRIKSLLFYTDISNVLRQLEFGLQPVKNIHLAKESEYIVWTYLEKPDHLEFELDSSTRHYFWSWIAEQKVDPSQIAVIAIDIQNLFHLTKKDWEYDDLTRRVKVFEDVKPDAIRWVLMKNNQYLNRIQMYVKSNNLKLKIFQGEKGNISNVLTEGRKK
- a CDS encoding amidase family protein: MTYYSIKELHHLLVSKKINPSQIVKDAFTNLAKYQVLNATVTELEVEATALAAKLDHLVVPKNNYLFALPYFAKDNFATKGIKTTASSKILENFIPNYESTVTNILKENNSILLGKTALDELGMGGHGLYALTGDVLNPWDLTRITGGSSSGSVALVAAGVAPFALGTDTGDSVRKPAGYCGCVGFKPTYGLISRYGVFPYAPSLDTVGYFTRTVEDSAIVFDYLAQEDRKDATSLKSKEQDYFKNLSLEKVKKQKFAYLKNAHSILPEEIRNHFDHLYEQLTARGISVTAIDFPEDLLKALMPVYMVISFAEAVSSHSMLDGINFGTRVNGDTYREVMMNSRTNGFGHVVKRRYVIGSYTLTKNNQTLLFLKAKRVRRLIVNALNNVFIKYDILLLPAASTVAPKITTIKGQILTEAELENYVDDLLVLGNLMGNPSLTVPLAFVDKMPIGINVNAAPFADQKVFNASLLIEEIAGIKNKVAPKGENNHG
- the proS gene encoding proline--tRNA ligase, translating into MKRKLEKITLREVDFAQWYTDIVLNADLIAYGPIKGTTIFKPYGYEIWEKIQKILDAEFKKNGVKNVYFPLLIPKTLFNKEKEHIEGFSPEIATVTKVGDKVLDEELYIRPTSEVLFGTFFSKEIQGYRDLPLLYNQWVNVLRWEKTTRPFLRTSEFLWQEGHTIHSSKQEAQQFTLKILDIYATFAEKTLLLPVIKGQKTEREKFAGGEETYTIESLMYDGQALQCGTSHYFGQNFSKAFDIKFANQKNTLEYAYSTSWGVSTRLIGGIIMTHSDDNGLVLPPQIAPIQIMILPINNDSNEQLSAAQQLQKKLQKYRCEIDQSDKGFGFRATNAEIKGIPLRIEIGPRDLAQQQVTIARRDTFEKITVSWAEVEKVVSDLLAQIATNLYQKALNNRHQRTKEIDNYSEYKKTLAKMNGLFLVPFCGRIECEDTIKAETQTTSRCIPFDVPTKKTTCFHCGKPSINLVYFARAY
- a CDS encoding potassium transporter TrkG, with amino-acid sequence MVFFQLYFKNIFKRKNDNKRQRNNDPTAPLTRRRHWLPFSKISGRLFLVYILIVLLGGILLSIPGFVHSGERMVLDGKGKILDHSVTFAWNYLIGLFTASSAFSDTGITISNPAADYTFWGQLVILILIQTGGFGIVTFKIMIFVWLGRRISIKDKMLVQGERGSSNFGHTMDLIKNSFIFLIILECFGAILLFCNFYFSELSVEGKFMIDNVTYHNFWRSLWSGVFHSISSINNAGFDIIGNSSLMPYNTNYFIQFVFLFQFIIGGLGFPTFYDLKRKFVALRRKEHVKFTLFTKINLITYIGLSIVGVFSVWLIEFTNINTIMLETGQYVESILRNSKSNWNGFMNIFFNTMSTRNAGYSTVEMSNFLPGSRIVMSIMLFIGSAPSSTAGGIRTTTLAVIIITIWSIIRNNNSVNAFKRKIPNETVKRALAVTVISGALIAIAIICISAENPHLDVLNTFFTICSAFGTTGLSTLNFTELYNIGILSTLILILLMFIGQLGVSSTLLVSIRGSGEKEYSYVEENILIG